The window TCCCCCGGACTCCCTCCGCCCGGACCTGTCCTTGGAAACGCTGTTTGTTTTGGTCGGAGGGTGCCAAACTCCTGCCTTTGCTAAGTGTTAAAAACATGGGGCCGGGGGAGGAGACAGGCAGCGAAACagatggaggaagaggaggagccgCCGGCTCCCCTCGGTGTCTCTCCCCCCGCGGGGGAGGGCAGCCGGCAGGACGGCCCCGCTCCCATCGCCGACCTGTCCGGGCGGAGGTCACTCCCGCGGGCCGCGCTCGGCCGCGGCTCACTATCGCCAATACAGTTTTTTAAGCCTTCACGGAGAGAAGTATCTCTTCCAAGAGCTGTGAAACTAGAAAGCTAAAGGGGAGAAATGCCGGCTGTAAACTGTGAAAAATGAGGCGGGAGGAAATGCAAGTAACTCCTAACAAAGACTCTTTTCTGTTCTTGTGTGGTGAGTGCTGACAGAGGTGGAGTCAGTGAAAGGGAAACTCTAGACCAAATGAGATTCAGTCGGTGCCAGTTGAAGATAGTAAGAATGTGAACCCAGCAGAATAAACAAAGTTAAGACTTTCATAGTGGTAAAACTGGACAGAGCACTCATAAGTCTCTGTGTCCATGCACACTTCCTTTGAACAAAGCAGGGCTGTGGAAAACCTTTGCTTGAAGATGGTATCTGAAGAAAATACCCAACTGTGAAACtgtcttcctccctccttcccccaggTGCTTCATAAAATAACTTCTAAAGCAaagcaacagaaataaaaagtgtGTTTGTGTCTTCTAAAACTAACCTGATTTTGCAGTCTTGGTAAGTTCTAAATGAAGAATCTAGTTGGGTGATGCAGTAACCAGTTAAGAACAAGATGCCTTTAAGCATCTGCAgttttgtattaattttctttttactaAAAAGAATAATCCTCACCTGTCTAAATAGCAGAAATGTGAGAATTTATTTCCTTATTGTTAAATTAGTTGTAATCTTGGGGTTGGTACATGTAGAAGATACTTTTAACTTGTCTTCCAAAGAGTTTATCCTTAAAAAACTCTACAGTATGGACTGATTGAAAGAAAGCAAATGGTGTGATGAAGCCCACTGTGATGGTGTCCAAcctaatataaatataaatgtgggTAGTCTTTAATGTAGCAGAATAAAGCAGGTTGTAACCTCAGGCTGATCCTTTAATAGAACTGTTGGGATTTAATATGTGTATTAAAACAACAGCCTAATATGTAATACTTTataagcaaattttaaaaaacccaagatgGTATTGTTTATCCAAGATGGTGAGTTACAAAGAGATCTTGCAAGGCTGAATTTTGACATATTTTTATGTGACTGTTATATACTAATTTAAAGTTCTAAATGAACTTGGCCATTAGTTATTAATGAGAACTTCTGTGCTATCTACAAAAACATAAGGAAAATCAGCTCTTCCAGTGTATGCTATAAAGCAAAGACTGAGTGACTCAGTTGTCTATTGTTGTAACTAATTAGAAATGCCAATTTTGGTTTGTACATACCTTTCATATGCTCAATGACTGTATTTTTGCCTAAGTGTTTTAGATGGCCTGTGCAGGTTCTGCTTGTATATTCATGTACGTTCAGTTTGATGTGTTTGTATTTTATATGTAGAATTTAGCAATAATGTTCTGAATCTGCAGTCTACACCCACTCTTACTTCCTATTGTGCTTGAAGCATTCTACTAGGAAATGTATTTAGTGTGGCAAAAGATTGCAGTGGTTTTTTGTGTCACCTCCTGTTGCAGTGTTGAAACTTCTTACTTAAGCCTTCTGAAGCACCCTACTGACAGCTCTGCTGTCTGTATATGTGCATATATTGTGGGAGCAGGTATGGTCTTGATACTCAAAATGCATGTGGATCTTTGAAATGCAACTATGTGCATTGATCCTTTGCTGGGACTAGTGCTTAAGGACTTAATGTATATGGACTTCTAATTCTGCCTTAACCACTTCATCTTCTTAGAAATCAAGGTGGGGTGGAAAATGGCACTGCTGACTTGCCTTCATGGCTGGTTTAGTACTTCTGTCAGAAGAACCTTGCAAAGCTAAATGTTTATTAACATTGTCATGCCTAGAGGTAAGAGGAGATTGATGAAATGATAATGTGTAAATTGTGTGAGAGTATTTGGGGTTTTAATGGTTATTTACCTTCTTCTATGTTCTTAACACCTGAACTGAAGCAGTAGACACACCGTGAATTGCTCACACTCCACAAGTGATTTGCAAGACTGGGCCACTACACTGCAAACAACATTAATCAAATCTTTTGATGGACCACATCCTGCAACATTAATATTTTGGAGGTTAGTTATTTGTATGGAAATAAAGGGGTGATATACAAGATTAAAGCCTGGAAATACAGTGTTCTTAtattgatttaaaaaaattagttgGAGGGTCATAAAAACTTTGCATACTCTGTACAGTGTACTGTATTTAAATGAGCAGTTTGACATGAAGAACCTCAAGTATGTTCTATAACTAGTTTGTCGCAACTAGTTTCTGATCTTCACTAACTTTGCAATCTGTAACACAGATTTTAATTgaagaaatattttgtttcttctCTAGCATTAACTAGTGACCCATTTCTAATTGTAACTTAAATACAATTTCCAAGCAAAAATACCTGTGTGTAGCGTTTTTTAGGTTCTCTTGCAACTCTGTCTTGTTTAGCCAATACTGTTTTAAATATTTGCTTGTTAGAAATTACAaaattgctgttctaataagagTTATGATGCTTAGGATCACTGGTAATGTTGCGAGTTCTGAATGCATAACCTGAGTTCtagtcaagtgtctctcactggctCCTCCAGTACTGTGATAGACTGTTAGCTGTGTTCCTGCTAATGGGACCAATTCTTTTCACAAAAAAAAGCCAGTGTAAAGTATGACATAGGTAGGGTGCTCAAGTGCATCCTCTTTCCTcttgggagaggaggaagagTAAACACACACTTAAGAAATGTTAGTAATTTCAATTAACAGGGGGGTGCTCATCAGTGTAGTAGCTCATCAAATTATAAAGGCCTATTCAGGATGAGTTGGTACGCAAACAGTCAAATACTTTAGGCTGTAGCTAGGTGCCAGCATAAAGAAATCTTAATTTTCACTACCTTTTGTCTATCCCAGGACACCACAATATGTTGATTCACATAAGTACAGACAAAGATCATCCTTTTATTGCTAAAAGTGTCTTTTTTCCAAATTCAGCAGTTGCAAAGTGTGGTATTCCCTGCCTACTGAAGGTGATGTGATTTAATAGTAAATGAAGTTATCTGTTAAATTTGCTGATAGGAATCATTGCTGCCTATGTCACTTCATGAAGTCCACTACGGAATACTTCATGGTCATAATTGGAGATGGACTGCTACTTTTGGCATCTGGGCCAAATTCCTTTGGCAGTAATTACAGCTGACTTCCAGATTCTCATTTTAATATTATTATGAACATATTTTTCACTTCCTGTCATGCAGTTGTTAATCATCTGTATCACACTGTGCAGCTGTCCACATTTTCTGCAATTGCAGATTATCTGCCTGGGAGGCAGTTTCTTTACAAAGACAGAAACACTATGAAGCACAACACTTTTCAGTGGAGGTTGTTGCCTCTGCTAAATTGAATGTTAGAGGCTCAGAGTTGCCATTTGACTTAAACCAGAAAACCTATCCACCCACCTTCACCTCTAGGAGGATTGGATTTTGGGTCTGTGCCATTGTTGATCTGATTCTGAGCACAGACACACCTAAAGGCCAGACTTTCAGCTACACCCTGTCAGAAATGTAATATTCTGAATTACTTGCTGTTCTCTGCCTGCAGCTTCTGTGTTTGCTTCACAGTCGTTACACTCAGTGAGTCTGTTTGTGGAAGGAAGCTCATTGCTGCACACCACTTCTTCGTGAGGTCAGGTGGGGGATGGTGACATCACCAAATGCCTTTATGGACATTGAAATCTACCAAAATTCTTGCAACAAGTAGCTTCAGGTGTTCCTGTGGGTAGtcttacatttttttaaatatgaCCAATTTAGGGACTGTCTCCCACAGATTGATTAAGGTATGAAACAGCTGAAGGTACAAAACTTTCTTACAGAAAAGGTGTACTTTGTTGATAACTATATGATTCTGTTTTCGTCAAGCCAAATCCTTGCCTTTGCTTTTCCTGTTTAGGAAGGGCAACTACTTGATCTTCATTTGCAATATAATGATCAGTAGCTGACTTTtgagaaacaaacaaaagtaagtgcTGGTTTTATGGGAACTGTGTTTGTCTTTCCAGGTCTTGTTTACTGTGTAAACAAAGTGAAGGGATTCAGAATGCCTCTCAATGATGACCAGAACAGTGACTCAGATTCTTCACGGCTCTCAGAAAGCACAGTTTCTTCCAGTGACACAGAATATTCCAGGCAGAGCTTTAACAGTGATTCTTCAAGCAAGCCCAGCTCCCCAGCGTGTAAGCCTATTTCAGCCTCACCTGCATTGTGCATGGACCAATAAGGCTAACTTACCTTGTTTCTCCTTGCTGTCATGGGTAGAACCTGGGATTCTGAATCTGTATAAGAGTATTAACAGAGAGGCATGGCTTTCTCTTTGCTGTGAAGCGGTGCATCTCCTGTGTGTggaacaccagcagcagctgtatCCATGGGGGTCTCCCTGTGCACTCCTTCCCTTCAGAAAGTGTAAGAAAAGTGTGTCACCGTGGTCTTCCTAACCTTGACATTGGTAGCAGCCTCCCACTCCACCAGATATGCTTTTGTGCAAAGGGTGGGTTTCTTCTGTTTGATCCCTGCacttaaaaattatttctgtaaCTTACAGATTTGTAATACCATACCAAGTTACATGTAATTATCTTGAACTCACATTCTTCTTTCATAAATACTAGAatcaaacagaaaacaaacatttgCACAAGGAGGATGATTTGAGTAATGGTAAATAAAACCTTGGTTATAATATGGTTTCTCTGTATCTGTAAGCATTTGCAGACCATGCTTACTTCTTACATCTCTGTAAATTAAGTCTTATATTAAAACAAGCTTATTAGTGGAGCTGCAGTTGGCAGTTGACTCTGTCTTTCTTTGTTACCAGCCTTCCAAATACTAAATTAAATTATAGAATTTATTGATTTAGAAACTTCAGGAATTTGCTCTTGTTTTCCAGTGTGGAGTTTGTTTTGTCATTGCTGCTAGTTCCTAAAAAAATGAGTATAACTTAATTCCACAGCAGACTGAAGATCTGCTGATTTTAagtggcggggggggggggttgtgaGTCAGTAACTTAGGAACCTCTTCAACAGACAATATAGCCATTGTGCTTAGAATTATAGTGGACATTTAGTATCTCTTACTGCCCATGCTTTTGGTTGGGTGGCTTTGACAGAACAGTTAGTAGGAAATCTGTGAAATGCAAGATaccattttaaaggaaaaaaaaatcttagttcAGATGTGGAAATATAAAAATGCTCCTCAAAATATTTTGAGACTTGTGTGGTATTtccccacaaacacacacacccctgataagctgggagtttcctgagttAGTGTTTTAGAAAGATATAAAGACTTGGTAATCTTGGGTCGCTTCTTCTAGAGTACTGGAGTTCAACTAGCAAGTAGTAAAATTTCTAGGTTTTAGTATATTCAATTGCACTTATCAGCTGTAGATATTTCGCTTGAATTGATCTTGTTTGTTCCAGCAGCTAGCCCTCCCAAGGTTATCACATTTGATGAACTGATGGCAGCTACAAGAAATCTGTCAAACTGGACTCTAGCTCATGAAATTGCTGTAAATGCAAATTTTTGCATAAAACATGAAGACTACCCACAAAACAGGTAAGAGCTTGAATCTTGCAAAAGTAGCAAAAGTATTGGAAAGGGAGGAGAAACGAATGGAGCAATCTAGACTGTGTTTTGGGATCTGATGATCTATCATCCAAGAAAGATGTGGTTGCAGGGCATAGTATTTGGGGAGGTGTATTTCCCAACAAATGATCAGTCTCATCTGAAACAGTTACAAGGATGGAAGCTAGTTGCGACTATTCTCCCTATCTAATTGACTTACTCCACAGCTTTGCAGGCACAGTGAAGCAAATTGTACACAAGGCATTTTGGGATCATTTGGAATCAGAACTGAATGAAGATCCTCCAGAATACAAACATGCTATCAAGCTTTTTGAGGAAATTAAGGAGGTAATGTTCTTCTTTCTCTGTATTGATTTGTCAGCTTAGCTTTAGGAGTCCCTTAGTTTACTGAAGGGTCTGCTTAACTTAGCTGAGTCAACACCTTCAGATTTTCCTTTTATAATATAAAGCCATGATTATTCAGAACTGAAAATAGATGTCTATTTGTAGTATATTTATATTAACCAGGAATATGGTCGCAAACAAACAGTGGCATGTTCAGTCAGCTTTCACTGCACAGTGATCAGTTGAAAGTCATCTCTTTTCCCAAAGCTTCACATCTCTACTAGCCTGTTTCCAGAGCCATACTGTGAGCTTAGGGCATGAACGACAGTATAAACATGATTGGACCTGCCCACTTAAACTTCATTCTTTGATTATTGCACAGATGAGCATACAAACCTTCAATCCTGGCACAATACTAAGTCATTCAGAAATTTAAGTTCATAAATGTTTGTTTTGCAGGGTAGCCTCCCAGCTTTTGAACAGGTCTAATTGTTGACTTGCTTTTTGTTTTATTGGTTTGAGCATTTTTGCAGAACTatactggtttgttttttttttttccaaacagttCTTTTATCCCCACAACCTTTGATAATGTTCAGTCTTAAAATGTATGTCTTGTTATAATCTGTCAGCTATATACACCTGACATTATTATTAAAATTTCACTCAAGTGTGCTTACTAAGTGGTTTGGTCTTTATTGataagcttttttcttttttgctcccTCTATTTTAGattcttctttctttcctgaCTCCTGGAGCAAACAGGATTCACAATCAAATTTGTGAAGTTCTTGACACGGATCTTATAAGACAGCAGGCAGAACACAATGCTGTTGATATTCCTGGGCTAGCTAACTATGTCATCAACACTATGGGAAAGTTATGTGCTCCAATAAGAGACAATGACATAAAACAGTTAAAAGCAACTGACAATATTGTAGAGTTACTGAGGTTGGTATTTGAGTGTgatttttggagaaaaaaattgcTCTCTGAAAGGGTAGTAGACAGTGGAAGGTGGAGGGCTGAGTAAAGGAAGTCTAAAGTTGTGTCAGTTTGCATAACAACTGTTCTTAAACTATAGGAGAACTTCCTGAAGCATCAAAGAGGAAGAGCTCTGACATGCTGACCAGATTGTGTATCTCACTTTGTAATGAAATGAGTAGGATACCTAGATGAAACTAGGCAGCTCTGAATATCTAAACCAACAACTCTTGCAATAATCTCTGTTTCAGAAACTCTTTTTCTGTCTTGTTCATTCTTACAAAACGTAAACAGCACACTTGTACTGTTTCTTCTTGAAGAGTTAATTGCATGCTTCTTCTGGAAGGCCAAACTTTGGATTTACAGGCTCTTGAGTTAAGATCTTATCACTTGAACTTGGGTAAAACATTTGCATAACAGGGCAGAAAACAGTGTTCCTGAAGTATGCTGAAATATTAAGACTAAATGGTAGTTGTTCTACTGTATGTGTATATGGGGAACAAAACAATTGCGTCAGAAGGATTGTTTCTCTTAATGCAGTCAGTGACCAAAAAGTTAAAATCTGTTCATTTTAGCTGAAATACACCAATTCATGTAGTTTTTGAAAAACTTACAGGGCTGTAGTGTTTAGTGATGCTACATCAGTTCTGTTCTTTTTAACTTAGGCCAAGCCTTGTCTTCAAGAATTCCAGATGATAGGTAATATATCTGTTACTCTGAAGTGCAAGTGAAGGCCTTCACTTCTCCAGAATTGAAATTAAAGTGATAATGTACATGTGCTTCACATGTGCTGATGAAAATCAATAGATTAAATTAAAATGTGAAATTTTAAATTCTTCTTTTCAGACAAATATTCCGTGTTTTGGACCTGATGAAGGTGGATATGGCAAATTACACAATTAAAAGCCTTAGACCATACCTCTGGCATAACTTGGTGGACTATGAAAGAACAAAATTCCAGGAAATTCTTGAAGAAACACCAAGTATGTACCATGCTATATTAAATTTAAACTTTTCTTTGAAAAGAAGCCTTTTTAAATACATGCAGTGAAAACTCTACAAGTTGCAGTTAACTTAGATGAAAACTTCAATTTCTTGTCTGTATGTAAGTAATATAAAATTTTTTTAACAAGCAAGCTATCACTGGATGGTTGCTTAACTTGCCATCAAGTTTGTCTGTCTGTAATCTGAGGCACTTTCAGACAAACTTATATTTCCTGAATTGGATGGTGTCTGAAAAACAAACAAGTGGTGACTTGTGCTGTTTGGATGCAGAAGCCCTCCATAAGATGAGCCTTTTCTCTTTTGTGTGCAACTGTTCAGTTGTTAGCGTGAAGTAAGCATGTAAAAGCAGTTAGTGCACCTGAAAGCTGGAAGGGCTAAGATCTATTTTTTAATAAACAAAAGGCAGGCTCTGACCAAAATTTCTTAGATGATGCAAAGTCAACTTGATCCACTATTACATGTTTTGTGTGATTTGGTTAAACAATGTTCAGAAATACATCCTCCAAGAAGAATAAGTAAGCATGCTAACATCTGGAGCAGGGGCTTCTAAAACAAGAGCTCTGAGCCACTGATAGGGCCTGCAGTGTTCATTTATGCAGCCTGAGAAGAACTGTACCAGAAAAAATCAAACATTTTAATCTTCCTTCACCTGTACCTTTTAGTCTTATGTCCTATCTGATAAGTGGTTTCTCCGAAAAAGGGAAAGCAATCCTTTGGGAACTCAAACTTTGAGACTTCTATTACCTAAAAATCTTGTCTGAAGTCTTAACAATTTGTGGCTGAGTTTGTACAAAACAAGTAGAATTTAAAGGTGACCAGTGGAATATGATCAGTGGAAGAAAGGGAGAGAATTACCATTTGTGAAGACTCAGCTGTCCACTATGTTTAAGTCTTCAGAAATTGAATTCTCTTCTGTATACAAATCTTTTTTTTCTCAAGGTAGTGCTTATTTGATGAAGGCATGCAGTAAATCTGTGCTATTTACAATGCTTAGGTGCCCTGAATCTCACAACAGAATGGATAAAGGAATCAATAGAGGATGAATTGTCATCTATTTCTGATGAGTCTTCATCGTGCCCTGGTGCTGATAGTAGTTCAAAACCAATTATTAGTCCTACACTGGTGCTAAACAATGGCTACTTGAAACTGTTACAGTGGGATTATTGCAAAACAATTCCAGAGGTAAGAAATGTATTTTGGTGTCTTTAGATTACCAGCTATATGAAATCATTAGTGTGATACAATAAACTTGCTATTGATGACAGTAAGTGAATACTCTTTTGCACTCCTTTAATTTCTGCACAGTAAATCTGAAATTAGGAGATTATATTCTAGTCCAGATTCTGAAATTTGAGATGGGCAAGTCAACAACCAGAAAAGAACAAGGTAAAGGTTGTTCTCGCTCTTTCCAATCATAGCTCACCAGCTCCACCCTAAGAGCAGTCTTGGCTGTGGTCAAAGGCTGGGCCTTGTATTGACAGTACTTTGCTTTCTCTGTCTTTAAAAGAACTGATTGTAGCACTCCATTTTTCTAACAGCAGCAGGAATTAGTGGGATTGCTCTTCAGAACAGAATCAGTAAAAAACTTGAGTTCTCTAAAAGTAGGTATTTTTCCTTTCAGTGTAAACTATTGCTTCAAGACTCAGTGTTCAGTTTTTCCCTCCAATTCCTGATTACTGACCTCTGCAACTTTCCATAAAGCCAGTGGAAAATTTGTCAGCAGTCAGGGATAACATTTGCATTTCCAGAGAGGGCCTTAGCTACATGTAGGATGGCCTGGCAGAGAACTTGTTAAATACATGGGGATGCTCTTGGTGTTCTCAGTCAGTGGACAGAAGTGAAAGCACTTCCTTACCTTTCTGTGAGCAGTTTTGAGTAAGATCTACATACAGATGTCCTCTTGTAGATCTAGCTTGCCATGCTATGAAATTGCTACTAACTGCAATTGGATGTTAATGCCCCTGTACTGCTCAGGATGAATTCTTTGTAACCTAAAATGAACTCCAGCTACATCTTGCTGTGGGGATTACTTATGCTCTTGGTATGATCAGCTGGCTTTTTGCCTGGAGCGGATTATGTATCACTTGCAGAACCAGCTCAGGTGGTTGAATTGGTGGTTGTCAAGCACAGTTGTTCATTATTATCCATCAGTTACAAATCTTGGCATTTTTTCAAAAGACACCCAAATCCAGAAGACTGTTCTATCTGTAACTTGGTCATTACAATGTCTTCTGGATCCTCTGAGCATTCCATGTCGTGGGCTGAATTGTTGGTTACAGACTTGTCAGCAGTGATATGGAATAAGGTGCAATGTCCTCAGTTTCCTCATTACTTTTCTTCCAGCGGTTTACTTCTGGTACTTGTACAAAATGCCACTTTATACTATACTACACTGCATATTTAGGGTATTACAGTTGCTGTCTGCTCTGGGTTTGTGTATTTGTGATTAAAAATAGTGCTTCATGACTACATCCTAGATCTCTTTCCTAGATCTTCTCCTTGTTCCTAAATTAGTATTATTGTTTCAATTCTAGACTCTAATAACAGATGAAGTTCGTCTTCAGGAGTTGAGAGAAAAGCTCAATCAATTAAAAGTCATAGCTTGTGTTTCTCTCATAACAAACAACATGGTGGGTGCAGCAGTTGTAGATGTGCCTGATTTCACTGATCATCTGAAAAGGATCTCCCTTCCTCTTCTTGAAGGCATGAATAAGAAGTAAGGcctttttttactcttttttgaTGGTAAATAATTGGAAACAATTCTAGTGTCATAGCCGGTGTTTGTTATTAATAGGAAGATATGGAATTTGAATCATTTATATATTCCTTTTATGATACAAGACCACTATATGTTAGACAAGTGTTTTCAAAGATAGATTTTAATGTAATCTTAGTCTTGGTGTTAGTGTACAAATTTTGGAACCTAGTAGTAAAGTTCATTCATACACTCCTAATACTGGGGAGACTGTGGCAGTACATTCACTAAATCCTCTTGGGAGTTGCTTCAGACTTGTTGTAGGTAGTTCAAGTTACTTGGCTCCGTATTTCTTTGGCTTCTTGTGCTACAGGCAAGTCTGATGTATGTGACTGTCTTTTAAAAGAGTTTTCCACTCTGTTTTTTCTCATGAAATGCTGTGCACATGGCCCAGAAAAACAGCTAGGCACAAGGATAAAGTGAACTGGTGTCACTGCTGCACATATGAAATTACTTTTCCCATTTGTATCACAGCTAGGTCCCGATTTTGTCTTCCACATAGGAATTTTCCTGTATATGTAGATTTACATAAATATGCAGCAAAAGATGAAAACTTTTCAAAATCCTCATTGCAGAGACCACATtgaaaataaaagggaaaggaGACAAGTGAGGGCAATTTACAACCTGTGCTCCAGAAACTTAAGAATTTAATGCTTTTCCCTTTCTTCCAGAAGTTTTGACTTGAAGGAGGCTCTGAATGCTATTGGCATCCAGATTTGCAGCATAGTGAACAAGTCTCTAAGTGAAAGAGGTCTTCCCACTCTTAGTGAAGAAATGCAGAGTAATTTAATGGGTCAAATCGCTCATATTGTTGAGAAGAATaatcctgtctgttccttgattGGTTAGTAAGAGACTACCTAATTGTTGTATTGTATGTGTCTGTTTATAAACTTAATTAATCAGCTGTCTCATTATCTTCTAAAAGTATTTTCTTACTGCAGTAAAATACTGGCTCAACTAAGACTAAGGATATGGCGTTTACTTGGAAATGGTGTTGTGGGTATGCTGAAGAGCATGGTTAGTCACAGCTGGAAATAATTGTAAAAGTGCATGTAGAGACAAACCTAGGCAACCTAATATTTTGGAGAAGAATTTAGATAAAATGAGTGTTTAGTCTTCTTTCTGTCCATTCTGGGTTTAAACATACTGTTTAAGAAACTTACATTATTGTTTCCCACTCCAAAACAATCTTGGGAAAGAGTTGCTGCTTAAATGTTGGATTTTTTGCTGTGCTGATGTGCAGGGTACTTACAAAGTGACTGTGGCATCATCTTGGGTTTACATTTGTTCTGAGCATACTTTATATTCTATTTCAGACAAACGAATCCAGCTCTTCATGAGAAGCTTGCTTGCCCTTCCGAGTTTTCAGAAGTGTATGCCTACTATGCCAGGAGGCCTTTCTGTGATTCAGAGAGAGATAGAGTTTCTGGGATCTCAGTATGCAAGCATTGTAAACTTCAATAAAAAAGTGTATGGACCATTCTATGCAAACATACTTAGAAAACTGCTTTTTCCTGAGGCAGCAATGGAGAAAACAGAAGCAGAAACATCTAGCAATTAAAAAATGTAcccttttttttaatcttccaaGACAGTGGGGAAGTCACATCTCTAAAACAGCCTGCTCCAGTGACTGTTGATGGGGAAAGATCTTGTAAAATGTATACAGATAGTTTCTGAAATTCACTGTAAAGAAATTAATGTCAAGgtcatatatatattttaatagaaaaatatttgtttaatGGATTGTCACTTGTAATAGCTAGTGAATTATTAATTTCCATAGCAAGCATTTATTATGACTTGCAGTGGGAAAGAACTGGCAATGTATTTACTGTTTTGCCACCATCAAAACAATGTTATTTTTCAGCTCAAAAATATTTACATATAGCAATGCATATTAGGAAATGAGAAAACAACTGTAGATAAAATGTACTATGCTTACATAGTATTTTTGTAGAGTAACATCTCAGACAACAGTTATGTTTCTGAGAATACTTTGAAGAAGAAAGTATAGCATAACGGCTTTAGTAACCAAACCCAGGTTGATACCAGGCCAAGTTCAGGTACTCCTGCAATTACTGGACCCAGAACTTTGCCTCTGTTACATTAAGGAATGCCGGTGTTACAAGCTGTTTGCAGGACAGCAGTTACAGAAGCAGCGTTCACAACTTCAATTATGAATGATTCAGAACTTCTCAACTCTGAGATTAACGATAAACACCTGAGAAACATGATGTTGGGGGTGGAGTAAATTTCTGTATATAAATGTGTTTATAAGCATTTTGTTTATTCAGTGGAGGTCAAACAGAACTTTTAAGATGTGTATGTATTGATCTTTGATTGTAATGGATGGGTATTAAGTATTTTTAACTTGGGTCGTTCTAACCTTTGTTCCCAAAAGCACTTAACCCTGACCTCAGAGTGTACCACAGAAGAACTGCCCCTTTCATGCTCTTATCCAGCAGGATGTAAATTTTCACAAGATATTCTTAGATCTGAAAGCAAGAGCCTGAGTAATTagtaatttttgaaaatattattaTATTCACTTTTTTATGGAGTGTGTGAGAAATGCTCCTGTTTTCCTCAAATTTCTTTGGACTGTGCCCCAATACTTAGATTTAAGAATACTTACATTTAAGGCATTGGGAGTCTTGCATACAGCAAATGAATAGGATTGAAATAGAGAAATGTGGAAGTGAACTCCTTTAAGTTTACACAGGCTTTATCTTGTGTATTTCAGATTAGTGGGATTAGATAATGCTGGAATACATATTATAGACTTGTTCTTGTCTATGAAATTGAATAATTTACTTGAAAatga of the Melospiza melodia melodia isolate bMelMel2 chromosome 4, bMelMel2.pri, whole genome shotgun sequence genome contains:
- the TCP11L2 gene encoding T-complex protein 11-like protein 2 isoform X3 — protein: MDVPEEDTNSPGWVFKSEGGSCVRPWRALCGTARGSGLVYCVNKVKGFRMPLNDDQNSDSDSSRLSESTVSSSDTEYSRQSFNSDSSSKPSSPASVHLLCVEHQQQLYPWGSPCALLPFRKSASPPKVITFDELMAATRNLSNWTLAHEIAVNANFCIKHEDYPQNSFAGTVKQIVHKAFWDHLESELNEDPPEYKHAIKLFEEIKEILLSFLTPGANRIHNQICEVLDTDLIRQQAEHNAVDIPGLANYVINTMGKLCAPIRDNDIKQLKATDNIVELLRQIFRVLDLMKVDMANYTIKSLRPYLWHNLVDYERTKFQEILEETPSALNLTTEWIKESIEDELSSISDESSSCPGADSSSKPIISPTLVLNNGYLKLLQWDYCKTIPETLITDEVRLQELREKLNQLKVIACVSLITNNMVGAAVVDVPDFTDHLKRISLPLLEGMNKNFDLKEALNAIGIQICSIVNKSLSERGLPTLSEEMQSNLMGQIAHIVEKNNPVCSLIDKRIQLFMRSLLALPSFQKCMPTMPGGLSVIQREIEFLGSQYASIVNFNKKVYGPFYANILRKLLFPEAAMEKTEAETSSN
- the TCP11L2 gene encoding T-complex protein 11-like protein 2 isoform X1, which produces MDVPEEDTNSPGWVFKSEGGSCVRPWRALCGTARGSGLVYCVNKVKGFRMPLNDDQNSDSDSSRLSESTVSSSDTEYSRQSFNSDSSSKPSSPASVHLLCVEHQQQLYPWGSPCALLPFRKSASPPKVITFDELMAATRNLSNWTLAHEIAVNANFCIKHEDYPQNSFAGTVKQIVHKAFWDHLESELNEDPPEYKHAIKLFEEIKEILLSFLTPGANRIHNQICEVLDTDLIRQQAEHNAVDIPGLANYVINTMGKLCAPIRDNDIKQLKATDNIVELLRQIFRVLDLMKVDMANYTIKSLRPYLWHNLVDYERTKFQEILEETPSALNLTTEWIKESIEDELSSISDESSSCPGADSSSKPIISPTLVLNNGYLKLLQWDYCKTIPETLITDEVRLQELREKLNQLKVIACVSLITNNMVGAAVVDVPDFTDHLKRISLPLLEGMNKKSFDLKEALNAIGIQICSIVNKSLSERGLPTLSEEMQSNLMGQIAHIVEKNNPVCSLIDKRIQLFMRSLLALPSFQKCMPTMPGGLSVIQREIEFLGSQYASIVNFNKKVYGPFYANILRKLLFPEAAMEKTEAETSSN
- the TCP11L2 gene encoding T-complex protein 11-like protein 2 isoform X6 translates to MDVPEEDTNSPGWVFKSEGGSCVRPWRALCGTARGSGLVYCVNKVKGFRMPLNDDQNSDSDSSRLSESTVSSSDTEYSRQSFNSDSSSKPSSPASVHLLCVEHQQQLYPWGSPCALLPFRKSASPPKVITFDELMAATRNLSNWTLAHEIAVNANFCIKHEDYPQNSFAGTVKQIVHKAFWDHLESELNEDPPEYKHAIKLFEEIKEILLSFLTPGANRIHNQICEVLDTDLIRQQAEHNAVDIPGLANYVINTMGKLCAPIRDNDIKQLKATDNIVELLRQIFRVLDLMKVDMANYTIKSLRPYLWHNLVDYERTKFQEILEETPSALNLTTEWIKESIEDELSSISDESSSCPGADSSSKPIISPTLVLNNGYLKLLQWDYCKTIPETLITDEVRLQELREKLNQLKVIACVSLITNNMVGAAVVDVPDFTDHLKRISLPLLEGMNKKSFDLKEALNAIGIQICSIVNKSLSERGLPTLSEEMQSNLMGQIAHIVEKNNPVCSLIDKRIQLFMRSLLALPSFQKCMPTMPGGLSVIQREIEFLGSQYASIVNFNKKVDIASV